In Spiroplasma chinense, a single window of DNA contains:
- a CDS encoding NAD(+)/NADH kinase, translating to MFKFSIVKNDYIVTDVSVEQLLSTLTSKGHVLDEKEPNFVFVIGGDGTFLKAVQKYQNSIQKIKFIPFKSGGIGFYTNKNRVNELETILEMIDKETYFEHSYEMLEIKNGKTTHLVTNEMKILNETKATYIKIFINDEYLETFHGTGLVVSTQTGSTGYMKSTGGAVILAKGVGLYQIQELVPVSTNKFRTLNSPIILDKRSKVRFELENINDLLICDTKQRKIEDKILDITVSDIQIKMISHINPKDTSEIKVLRDIFIKDKEMIE from the coding sequence ATGTTTAAATTTAGTATTGTAAAAAATGATTACATTGTAACTGATGTTAGTGTTGAACAGTTGTTATCAACTCTAACATCAAAAGGACATGTTTTAGATGAAAAAGAACCAAATTTTGTTTTTGTAATTGGGGGTGACGGAACCTTTCTTAAAGCGGTTCAAAAATACCAAAATAGCATACAAAAAATAAAGTTTATTCCTTTTAAATCAGGGGGAATAGGTTTTTATACAAATAAAAACAGAGTAAATGAACTTGAAACTATCCTAGAAATGATTGACAAAGAAACATATTTTGAACATTCATATGAAATGTTAGAAATAAAAAATGGAAAAACAACTCATCTTGTAACAAATGAAATGAAAATTCTAAACGAAACTAAAGCTACTTATATAAAGATATTTATAAATGATGAGTATTTAGAAACATTTCATGGAACAGGACTTGTAGTTTCAACCCAAACTGGAAGTACAGGTTATATGAAGTCTACTGGAGGCGCTGTAATTCTTGCAAAAGGTGTTGGATTATATCAAATCCAAGAACTTGTGCCAGTAAGTACAAACAAGTTTAGAACATTAAATTCACCTATAATTTTAGACAAAAGAAGTAAAGTTAGATTTGAATTAGAAAATATAAATGATTTGTTAATTTGTGATACAAAGCAAAGAAAAATAGAGGATAAAATTTTAGATATTACTGTAAGTGATATTCAAATTAAAATGATAAGTCATATTAACCCTAAAGATACAAGTGAAATAAAAGTTTTACGTGATATCTTTATTAAAGATAAGGAAATGATTGAGTAA